In Paeniglutamicibacter kerguelensis, one genomic interval encodes:
- a CDS encoding GNAT family N-acetyltransferase, producing the protein MRHWHATFLDAPWGFAFIAETTGPDGPVPSGFLFGSSDQLRHVDDVLRSHRTRLGIQGVLGLAVRPRLCLGFLRTRARPYLRRLLKRPVPETVPAAGPMPVAKPRIAVITALVVDPASRGHGIGGQLVEHFLAQASDAGAPLAELVTKAGPDGAGRFYERLGWAPVHEHTTRDGGIARTYRFRLSLGTPG; encoded by the coding sequence GTGAGGCACTGGCACGCGACCTTCCTCGACGCCCCCTGGGGTTTCGCCTTCATTGCCGAAACCACTGGTCCTGACGGACCGGTGCCGTCAGGCTTCCTGTTCGGATCCAGCGACCAGTTACGGCACGTTGACGACGTTCTCCGATCTCACCGCACGCGGCTGGGCATTCAAGGCGTTCTCGGGCTGGCGGTGCGGCCCCGGCTGTGTCTGGGGTTCTTGCGCACCCGCGCAAGGCCATACCTTCGCCGACTGCTGAAACGCCCGGTCCCCGAGACGGTTCCTGCAGCCGGCCCGATGCCAGTGGCCAAGCCCCGTATTGCCGTCATCACCGCTCTCGTGGTAGACCCGGCGTCCCGGGGACACGGCATAGGTGGACAACTGGTGGAACATTTCCTCGCCCAAGCGTCGGACGCCGGGGCACCCCTGGCCGAACTCGTGACCAAGGCCGGCCCTGACGGGGCCGGGCGCTTCTACGAACGGCTCGGGTGGGCCCCGGTGCACGAGCACACCACCAGGGACGGAGGGATCGCCAGGACCTACCGCTTCCGTTTGTCTCTGGGGACACCCGGCTGA
- a CDS encoding heavy metal translocating P-type ATPase, whose product MNTPLKITVVEVRGLHRASSKAVIERVLLQRPGVAAVDANPVAQTATVTFDTSVTSVEQISGWIRDCGYHCRGASVPDHVCYPMDETGLTPGTRHDVAGKTGAGHPPSGHVHPSAAQPMEHMHPTQPDHRGLHAGHAPETVEPHPGHAQPPADSHAGHDDAGTHAAMPRTPQETMGHGGHHASMSMDDMVKDMRNRFLVAAILSVGVTLWSPMGRDMFGFTVPTPFGLRDDVMALILSLPVIFYSAWIFFDGAYRALKARTLDMMVLVAIAVGTGWLYSVWVTLTGGGEVFYEAATVLTSFVLLGHWFEMRARGGANEAIRTLLELAPPVAVVIRDGGTVEIPTSEVRTGDLLLIRPGSKIPVDGEVEDGQSEVDESMVTGESLPVTKSTGSQLIGASINTTGTMRVRATKVGANTALAQIVALVQEAQNSKAPGQRLADRAAFWLVLVALIGGTATFATWLALGAPIQAALLFAITVVVITCPDALGLATPTAIMVGTGLGAKRGVLFKNATALEVSARIDTVVMDKTGTLTKGEPEVTDVVVEGIDENVLLALVAGVEQESEHPLAAAVVRYAQEKGAPVLTASAFLNVPGHGAGATVDGRRVLVGNRRLMANEDIDLGSLAPVRDELAATGRTAVLVAVDGKAAAVIALADAARETAAAAVAALHEVGIEVVMLTGDNEATARRIAGQLGIDTVIAEVLPGDKSAKVAQLQQEGKKVAMVGDGVNDAPALAQADLGIAIGAGTDVAIETADVVLMRSDPLDVPIALRIGKGTLRKMRQNLGWAVGYNAIALPLAAGVFAFAGIVLSPEIAALSMSGSSFLVAVNALLLKRLRLPRPETPEDSTARQTRPLAPAGNR is encoded by the coding sequence GTGAACACTCCTTTGAAGATCACGGTCGTGGAGGTGCGCGGCCTGCACCGGGCGAGCTCCAAGGCGGTCATCGAGCGCGTGCTGCTGCAGCGCCCGGGAGTCGCCGCCGTCGATGCAAACCCCGTTGCCCAGACCGCGACCGTGACCTTTGACACCTCCGTGACCTCCGTGGAGCAAATCTCAGGGTGGATCCGGGACTGCGGATACCACTGCCGGGGCGCATCCGTCCCCGACCATGTCTGCTACCCGATGGACGAAACAGGACTCACCCCCGGGACGAGGCACGATGTCGCAGGCAAGACCGGCGCCGGCCATCCACCGTCAGGTCACGTCCACCCCAGTGCAGCACAACCAATGGAGCATATGCACCCGACGCAGCCTGATCACCGGGGACTACACGCAGGGCACGCGCCGGAAACGGTGGAACCCCACCCCGGCCATGCCCAGCCTCCGGCGGACAGCCATGCAGGACACGACGATGCCGGCACACACGCAGCGATGCCCCGGACCCCGCAGGAGACGATGGGCCACGGTGGACACCACGCCAGCATGTCGATGGATGACATGGTCAAGGACATGCGCAACCGGTTCCTGGTCGCAGCGATCTTGTCAGTGGGTGTGACGCTTTGGTCACCGATGGGCCGGGACATGTTCGGCTTCACCGTCCCGACACCGTTCGGGCTCCGTGATGACGTCATGGCCCTGATCCTGTCGCTGCCGGTCATCTTCTATTCCGCCTGGATCTTCTTCGACGGCGCCTACCGGGCACTGAAGGCCCGCACCCTGGACATGATGGTCCTGGTCGCGATCGCCGTCGGCACCGGCTGGCTCTACAGCGTCTGGGTCACGCTCACCGGCGGCGGTGAAGTGTTCTACGAAGCCGCCACGGTCCTGACCTCCTTCGTGCTGCTGGGCCACTGGTTCGAGATGCGCGCACGGGGCGGGGCGAACGAGGCCATCCGCACCCTGCTCGAGCTGGCACCACCGGTCGCGGTCGTCATCCGCGATGGCGGGACGGTCGAAATACCCACCTCCGAGGTCCGGACCGGGGACCTGCTGCTGATCCGCCCGGGATCCAAGATCCCCGTTGACGGGGAGGTCGAGGACGGCCAGTCTGAGGTGGATGAATCCATGGTCACCGGGGAAAGCCTTCCGGTGACCAAATCCACCGGCTCGCAACTCATCGGCGCGTCCATCAACACCACCGGCACCATGCGGGTCCGGGCCACCAAGGTCGGCGCCAACACGGCCTTGGCCCAGATCGTCGCCCTGGTCCAGGAAGCCCAGAACTCCAAGGCACCCGGCCAGCGGCTGGCCGACAGAGCCGCATTCTGGCTCGTCCTGGTCGCCCTGATCGGCGGAACCGCGACGTTCGCGACTTGGCTTGCCCTCGGCGCTCCGATCCAGGCCGCGCTGCTGTTCGCCATCACCGTCGTTGTGATCACTTGCCCCGACGCACTGGGCCTGGCCACACCGACGGCCATCATGGTCGGCACCGGCCTCGGGGCCAAACGCGGCGTCCTGTTCAAGAACGCCACCGCCCTGGAGGTCTCCGCCCGGATCGATACCGTCGTGATGGACAAGACCGGCACCCTGACCAAGGGTGAACCGGAAGTCACAGACGTCGTCGTTGAGGGAATCGACGAAAACGTGCTGCTGGCCCTGGTCGCCGGGGTGGAGCAAGAATCCGAGCACCCCCTCGCTGCCGCCGTCGTCCGGTACGCGCAGGAAAAAGGCGCACCCGTCCTGACCGCCTCGGCTTTCCTCAATGTTCCCGGGCACGGTGCAGGCGCCACCGTTGACGGACGCCGGGTGCTGGTCGGCAACCGCAGACTCATGGCCAACGAAGACATCGACCTGGGGTCGCTGGCCCCGGTGCGCGATGAACTTGCCGCCACCGGACGCACCGCAGTCCTCGTTGCCGTCGACGGCAAGGCCGCGGCGGTGATCGCGTTGGCGGACGCCGCGCGGGAAACCGCGGCCGCCGCGGTCGCAGCCCTGCACGAGGTCGGGATTGAGGTCGTCATGCTCACCGGGGACAACGAAGCGACCGCCCGCAGGATCGCGGGCCAGCTGGGCATCGACACCGTCATCGCCGAGGTGCTGCCAGGAGACAAATCGGCCAAGGTGGCCCAGCTCCAACAGGAGGGGAAGAAAGTAGCCATGGTCGGTGATGGCGTCAACGACGCCCCCGCCCTGGCCCAGGCCGACCTCGGCATCGCGATCGGTGCCGGCACCGACGTGGCCATCGAAACAGCCGACGTGGTGCTGATGCGCTCTGACCCGTTGGACGTGCCGATCGCGCTGCGGATCGGGAAAGGAACCCTGCGCAAGATGCGCCAGAACCTGGGCTGGGCCGTCGGGTACAACGCGATAGCGCTGCCGCTCGCGGCCGGGGTGTTCGCGTTCGCCGGGATCGTCCTCAGCCCGGAGATCGCTGCCCTGTCGATGTCCGGCTCCAGCTTCCTGGTCGCCGTCAACGCCCTGCTGCTCAAAAGACTCCGACTGCCGCGGCCGGAAACGCCCGAGGACAGCACCGCCCGACAAACCCGCCCGCTGGCCCCGGCAGGAAACCGCTAG
- a CDS encoding phenylacetate--CoA ligase family protein, producing the protein MDLRLISRVLFLRAAWRRRDRWDAALIAKHQDHALQELRRAAYTGSEFYRRHHAGLHVAPLNELPPVTKADLMEHFDEAITSPGLRLADLETHLQSLTRNGADPGVPWQGRWWAASTAGTTGRRGTFVWNRSEWGTVLASYARANDWAGIAAGPTRPLKAAIVSSRIPTHQSAVVGASLRSKLVPTLRLDVTAPLGETVAALNGFQPRILVGYASALKPLAAEQHAGRLRISPQGVISASEVLTPHTAAELEAAWGSPPFDVYAATETAGIASPCIHRNRHVYEDLLIIEPVDRDGNPVPPGTTGARLLVTVLFSRTLPLIRYEMSDTVRLGGRGCPCGRAFRLMEDIEGRTEDILHLPGKAGTVAVHPLVFHHVLDQAALTGWQIIQEPGRLRVLMVGLSHGNSQEGVRAAVQHALAEAGVMPTGVDVRIVDRLERTALGKAPFVRGLKATP; encoded by the coding sequence ATGGACCTCCGACTCATCTCCCGGGTGCTGTTCCTCCGCGCCGCCTGGCGCAGGCGGGACCGTTGGGACGCCGCCCTGATCGCCAAACACCAGGACCACGCCCTGCAGGAATTGCGACGGGCGGCCTACACCGGCTCGGAGTTCTACCGGCGCCATCACGCAGGCCTGCACGTCGCGCCCCTGAACGAGCTGCCACCCGTGACCAAAGCGGACCTGATGGAACACTTCGACGAAGCCATCACCTCACCCGGACTGAGGTTGGCGGATCTTGAGACCCACCTGCAGTCGCTGACCCGGAATGGAGCTGACCCCGGAGTGCCGTGGCAAGGCCGGTGGTGGGCGGCCAGCACGGCAGGGACCACGGGCCGGCGCGGAACCTTCGTCTGGAACCGCTCCGAATGGGGCACCGTCCTGGCATCCTATGCCCGGGCCAATGATTGGGCCGGGATCGCCGCCGGACCGACCCGGCCGCTGAAGGCGGCGATCGTCAGCTCCCGCATCCCCACTCACCAGTCCGCCGTCGTCGGGGCCTCGCTGCGTTCCAAGCTCGTCCCCACGCTCCGTCTGGATGTGACCGCCCCCCTCGGTGAGACGGTCGCCGCACTGAACGGGTTTCAGCCCAGGATCCTGGTCGGCTATGCCTCGGCACTCAAACCCCTCGCCGCGGAGCAGCACGCGGGGCGGCTTCGCATCTCCCCCCAGGGCGTGATCTCCGCCTCCGAAGTGCTCACCCCGCACACTGCCGCCGAACTGGAAGCGGCTTGGGGAAGCCCGCCCTTCGACGTGTACGCGGCGACCGAAACGGCCGGCATAGCCTCACCCTGTATCCACCGGAACCGACACGTCTATGAAGACCTGCTGATCATTGAACCCGTGGACAGGGACGGAAACCCAGTGCCGCCGGGAACCACGGGTGCAAGACTCCTCGTGACCGTCCTGTTCTCCCGCACCCTCCCGTTGATCCGCTACGAAATGTCCGACACCGTCCGGTTGGGTGGCCGCGGCTGCCCCTGCGGACGCGCCTTCAGACTCATGGAGGACATCGAAGGTCGAACCGAAGACATCCTGCACCTGCCAGGCAAGGCCGGAACCGTAGCCGTCCACCCCCTTGTGTTCCACCACGTGCTGGATCAAGCCGCCCTCACCGGATGGCAAATTATCCAGGAACCCGGCCGGCTGCGGGTGCTTATGGTGGGACTCTCGCACGGAAACTCGCAGGAGGGAGTCCGCGCCGCCGTACAGCATGCCCTTGCGGAGGCCGGAGTCATGCCAACTGGTGTGGATGTGAGGATCGTGGATCGGCTTGAAAGAACAGCCCTCGGCAAGGCCCCCTTCGTGCGCGGATTGAAGGCCACGCCATAA
- a CDS encoding DUF5655 domain-containing protein encodes MADLKLFRIAEGTATEIPSGSVALERGLQVLLENNLEAIFGMRFLASEYLTGKVHRGRIDSLGLDENGSPVILEYKRTINENVINQGLFYLDWLMDHQAEFRLLVEEKLGRDASLNIDWSTPRLVCVANDFTRYDEHAVKQIDRNVELVRYRDFGSDLLAIELVTATTAASPTRRIVAPEPIESPVQVTTGSRRRNAGDLLARADKELASLYKAYEEFVLSLGDDVVRNERQDYFAFRRLKNFACVEVHPTSRNLLIYLKLDPQTVEMQAGLIRDVSSIGHFGTGDVELRIHDRESWDLVESLSRRAYEAN; translated from the coding sequence TCGGGCAGCGTTGCCTTGGAACGTGGTCTGCAGGTGCTTCTCGAGAATAATCTTGAGGCGATTTTTGGCATGAGGTTTTTGGCCAGCGAGTACCTGACCGGCAAGGTCCATAGGGGGCGCATCGACTCCCTCGGGTTGGATGAGAACGGGTCTCCCGTGATCCTTGAGTACAAGCGGACGATCAACGAGAACGTCATCAACCAGGGGTTGTTCTACCTCGACTGGTTGATGGACCACCAAGCAGAATTCCGGCTCCTCGTCGAGGAAAAACTTGGGCGCGACGCTTCCCTGAACATTGATTGGTCGACGCCGAGACTGGTTTGCGTGGCGAATGATTTCACCCGGTATGACGAACATGCGGTGAAGCAGATCGACCGCAACGTGGAGCTCGTTCGGTACCGTGACTTCGGCTCGGATCTACTGGCCATCGAATTGGTGACGGCCACGACTGCTGCCTCGCCGACTCGCAGGATCGTTGCCCCGGAACCAATAGAATCACCGGTACAGGTCACAACCGGCAGCAGGAGACGCAATGCGGGTGACCTCCTGGCGAGAGCCGATAAGGAGCTGGCAAGCCTCTACAAAGCGTACGAGGAGTTTGTCCTCTCCCTGGGGGATGATGTGGTCAGAAACGAACGCCAAGATTATTTCGCGTTCCGAAGGCTGAAGAATTTTGCCTGTGTTGAGGTGCATCCGACCTCCCGGAACCTGCTCATCTATTTGAAGCTCGACCCGCAGACGGTTGAGATGCAGGCGGGATTGATTCGGGATGTTTCCAGCATCGGCCATTTTGGGACCGGGGATGTGGAGCTGCGAATCCATGACCGGGAATCGTGGGACCTCGTGGAATCCCTGTCACGACGGGCCTACGAAGCAAATTAG